Proteins from a single region of Streptomyces sp. NL15-2K:
- a CDS encoding MFS transporter: protein MTDTLPPRSKTRDHSRRLRRTVAASTVGSIIEWYDFMLYGTVAALVFPTQFFPSSDPFAATMLTFSTFFVGFAARPIGAIVFGHLGDRAGRKAALISTLVLMGIGTVGVGLIPGYDSIGFWAPVLLVLMRALQGIGMGGEWGGAVLMAAESGDSRRRGFRIGFPQASAMFGVAMANTVVLVVGNVAGDAFVSWAWRLPFLASIVLVVLGFWMRKGIVETADFAVVKEAGTVHRAPVLSALRSHPWEITLGLFLKVGEMAAVFVFITFVFSYGTSVGKFDRELLLALVAGAAIISSLITPLMGALGDAFGPRRVYLVGAAGMAVICVVYFAAIKSGNPAAAAPVILVSLVPYAAMFASEASLITGLFPAQVRYSGSSLAFNLAGIIGGGPAPLIATAIAGRFDSPFALSAYLLVTVGLGVTAVILLGRREASRV, encoded by the coding sequence ATGACCGACACACTCCCGCCCCGGAGCAAGACCCGGGACCACTCACGAAGACTTCGGCGTACCGTCGCAGCCAGCACCGTCGGCAGCATCATCGAGTGGTACGACTTCATGTTGTACGGCACGGTCGCCGCACTGGTGTTCCCGACGCAGTTCTTCCCGTCGAGCGACCCGTTCGCCGCCACGATGCTCACCTTCTCGACCTTCTTCGTCGGCTTCGCGGCACGCCCGATCGGTGCGATCGTCTTCGGGCACCTCGGTGACCGGGCCGGGAGGAAGGCGGCTCTCATCAGCACGCTGGTGCTCATGGGGATCGGCACGGTCGGGGTCGGTCTCATCCCCGGCTACGACTCGATCGGATTCTGGGCACCCGTCCTTCTCGTACTGATGAGAGCCCTGCAGGGCATCGGTATGGGCGGCGAGTGGGGCGGTGCGGTGCTCATGGCCGCTGAATCGGGTGACTCGCGACGGCGCGGCTTTCGCATCGGGTTTCCCCAAGCCTCGGCCATGTTCGGTGTCGCGATGGCCAACACGGTGGTGCTCGTGGTCGGAAACGTCGCGGGCGACGCGTTCGTCAGCTGGGCGTGGCGGCTGCCCTTCCTGGCCAGCATCGTGCTTGTCGTCCTCGGGTTCTGGATGCGGAAAGGGATCGTGGAGACAGCGGACTTCGCCGTCGTCAAGGAAGCCGGAACGGTCCACCGCGCCCCGGTGCTCAGCGCCTTGCGGTCGCATCCCTGGGAGATCACGCTCGGTCTGTTCCTCAAGGTCGGCGAAATGGCCGCCGTGTTCGTCTTCATCACGTTCGTCTTCTCGTACGGCACCTCGGTGGGCAAGTTCGACCGCGAGCTGCTGCTTGCGCTTGTCGCCGGCGCGGCGATCATTTCCTCCCTCATCACGCCGCTCATGGGTGCGCTGGGCGACGCTTTCGGCCCCCGCCGGGTGTACCTGGTCGGCGCCGCGGGCATGGCCGTCATCTGCGTCGTCTACTTCGCGGCCATCAAGAGTGGGAACCCAGCCGCAGCGGCTCCGGTGATCCTGGTGTCTCTCGTGCCCTACGCGGCGATGTTCGCCAGCGAGGCTTCATTGATCACCGGACTGTTCCCTGCGCAGGTGCGTTACTCAGGTAGTTCCCTGGCCTTCAACCTCGCCGGGATCATCGGGGGCGGACCGGCGCCGCTCATCGCCACGGCGATTGCCGGCAGGTTCGACTCACCGTTCGCTTTGAGCGCCTACCTTCTGGTGACCGTGGGACTCGGCGTCACAGCGGTGATCTTGCTCGGCCGCAGGGAGGCCTCCCGTGTCTGA
- a CDS encoding transposase, translating to MRARYRWEGVWGLVDHRAIRPRSVLGRADERVVAALREVLEAGRERTYAADLGITDESLRTWVRKENESQALTERREAGGSPAEELVRLRAQNARLLAETEWQLEREILRRAAAYFARWVK from the coding sequence ATGCGGGCCCGTTACCGCTGGGAAGGGGTGTGGGGGCTGGTGGACCACCGGGCCATCCGGCCGCGGTCCGTCCTGGGGCGTGCGGATGAGCGGGTGGTGGCCGCCCTTCGAGAGGTGCTGGAGGCCGGGCGGGAGCGCACATACGCGGCGGACCTCGGCATCACCGACGAGTCGCTGAGGACGTGGGTCCGCAAGGAAAACGAGTCCCAGGCACTGACCGAGCGCCGCGAGGCCGGCGGGAGTCCGGCTGAGGAACTGGTCCGGTTGCGGGCGCAGAACGCCCGGCTACTGGCGGAGACGGAGTGGCAGCTGGAGCGTGAGATCCTGCGCCGGGCAGCCGCCTATTTCGCTCGGTGGGTGAAGTGA
- a CDS encoding TniQ family protein, whose translation MTAHAWSSPVVRARTMWPSQPGALRTRPLPRESAASYLTRLAGTYQLTAAQLLDGLNIATTGTFASPPATDIHLSAEAAHRLSAFTRIPPAHLARALARQPPPASIGMARAAIARWQPVPPAVQPLPACTACTIRRSPHQAALAWIHPVSNSPRIMICTRHQQASSDSRQPAPLDIRPVPELTRPRPTARRATTASLSWASTITTRWYDHQQHLHQRWLTRLDRLTNANPHIPPGPASPALTCRSLVIHPETLILAAALDRLPSHPLTRAQQTAFLHRLADRLRLPRLAPADHDLLWQRLYAR comes from the coding sequence GTGACCGCGCACGCCTGGAGCAGCCCTGTGGTGCGGGCACGCACGATGTGGCCGTCCCAGCCCGGCGCCCTGCGGACCAGGCCCCTGCCCCGCGAGTCAGCAGCCTCCTACCTCACCCGCCTCGCAGGCACCTACCAACTGACCGCCGCCCAGCTCCTCGACGGCCTGAACATCGCCACCACCGGTACCTTCGCGTCCCCGCCCGCCACCGACATCCACCTCAGCGCCGAAGCCGCTCACCGCCTGTCCGCCTTCACCCGCATCCCGCCCGCACACCTCGCCCGCGCGCTGGCCCGTCAGCCCCCACCCGCCTCCATCGGCATGGCCCGCGCCGCCATCGCCCGCTGGCAGCCCGTCCCGCCCGCCGTGCAGCCGCTACCGGCGTGCACCGCCTGCACCATCCGCCGCAGCCCGCACCAAGCCGCCCTCGCGTGGATCCACCCAGTGTCCAACTCGCCCCGGATCATGATCTGCACCCGCCACCAGCAGGCTTCCAGCGACTCCCGGCAGCCCGCCCCGCTCGACATCCGCCCTGTCCCCGAGCTCACCCGGCCCCGCCCCACAGCCCGCCGCGCGACGACGGCCTCCCTGAGCTGGGCATCGACGATCACGACACGCTGGTACGACCACCAACAGCACCTGCACCAGCGGTGGCTCACACGCCTTGACCGCCTCACCAACGCCAACCCCCACATCCCTCCAGGCCCGGCCTCCCCAGCTCTGACCTGCCGGAGCCTGGTCATCCACCCCGAGACCCTCATCCTCGCCGCTGCCCTTGACCGCCTGCCCTCGCACCCCCTGACACGCGCGCAGCAGACCGCCTTCCTCCACCGCCTGGCCGACCGCCTCCGGCTGCCCCGCCTCGCACCCGCCGACCACGACCTGCTCTGGCAACGCCTGTACGCCCGCTGA
- a CDS encoding TniB family NTP-binding protein: MTTSPHTTPAAEDASPGTVTTFDAFARFAHTAPPAPPQPGQPARSLEERLAYHSQFVTVRTPAIESLSRNVRTLMILGRSQSVTARPSLIVTGPATTGKTTALLEVGRTCHLAHTRRAAPGDTSVPVAYVLVPPGATAKTLACEFARYLGIPVTTRMTTAQITTAVCHTYTAAGVKLVLIDEIHRLNPRSSSGAEAADWLKDLTERVGATFVYAGIDVTTSTVFSGVRGAQLAGRASLIDCGALPARAGSREPFRELIAALEAALDLHAHRTGSLPRLAPYLHERTAGRIGSLSRLIRQAAIEAILDGQERITKTLLDSIALDHLAEEHYRPRTPTSRRTRPSSR; encoded by the coding sequence GTGACCACCAGCCCCCACACCACGCCCGCCGCCGAGGATGCCTCCCCCGGGACGGTCACCACGTTCGATGCGTTCGCCCGGTTCGCCCACACCGCCCCGCCCGCTCCCCCGCAACCGGGCCAGCCGGCACGCTCGTTGGAGGAACGCCTGGCCTACCACTCGCAGTTCGTCACCGTGCGTACCCCGGCCATCGAAAGCCTCTCGCGCAACGTGCGCACGCTGATGATCCTCGGCCGCAGCCAGAGCGTCACCGCCCGACCGTCCCTGATCGTCACCGGGCCGGCCACCACCGGCAAGACCACCGCCCTGCTCGAGGTCGGCCGGACCTGCCACCTGGCCCACACCCGCCGCGCCGCCCCGGGCGACACCAGCGTGCCCGTGGCGTATGTGCTGGTTCCGCCCGGCGCCACCGCCAAGACCCTGGCCTGCGAGTTCGCCCGCTATCTCGGTATCCCCGTCACCACCCGCATGACCACCGCGCAGATCACGACCGCCGTCTGCCACACCTACACCGCGGCCGGAGTGAAACTGGTGCTGATCGACGAGATCCACCGGCTCAACCCCCGCAGCTCCAGCGGAGCGGAGGCCGCCGACTGGCTCAAGGACCTCACCGAGCGCGTCGGCGCCACGTTCGTGTACGCGGGCATCGACGTCACCACCAGCACCGTCTTCAGCGGGGTCCGCGGCGCGCAACTGGCCGGACGCGCCTCACTCATCGACTGCGGGGCACTGCCCGCCCGCGCCGGATCACGCGAGCCGTTCCGTGAACTCATCGCCGCGCTGGAAGCGGCCCTCGACCTGCACGCCCACCGCACCGGCAGCCTGCCGAGGCTCGCCCCCTACCTGCACGAACGGACCGCTGGACGCATCGGCAGCCTCTCCCGCCTCATCCGCCAGGCGGCCATCGAAGCCATCCTCGACGGCCAAGAACGCATCACCAAGACACTGCTGGACTCCATCGCGCTGGACCACCTCGCCGAGGAGCACTACCGGCCCCGAACCCCGACGAGCCGCCGCACCCGACCCAGCAGCCGGTGA
- a CDS encoding helix-turn-helix domain-containing protein, translating to MVSAPARPGRPVAAGSSRQVKLGAYVTFQSRPWQVVALMGASVTLVDEQGQTASMLASFLFADLTFTVAGSPAAAVPPWGLLETVPERERERALAWQRHIREIETGLPDGPASSGMPRPEYDPQRTSMAEREQAKAEELARLGWPKVSRATVRRMRARYRAHGLMGLIPRHRPARATGRADERVVAAVLEALRRQRGRSKGTLKGLRQLTGQILADTHGPGAVALPAPSTFNRLVRVLADPLEHPGRPARTATTTPTRPFTPTMALRPGELVQVDTTRLDVMAVGEDGRPVRPELTIALDVATRSVVAAVLREESTQAVDAALLLAEMAVPHPARPGWPEHLHLAHAAIPYDRLLALDARLEQAAARPVVVPETIIIDRGRVFVSAAFLAACETLGVSVQPAPPRSPAAKGAVERTFGSINSLFAQHVAGYTGSHVLERGHAVEDEAHFTVAQLQELLDEWVTACWQHRPHDGLRHPVLPKKALAPNEMWSALLGTSGYVPLPLTGADYTELLPVRFNPVTGRGIRINYRTYDHAILNEHRGRLCPTHPGGKWEVHLNPHDVRQVYIRLPDGRLHEIPWIHRDHVHAPMSETAWRHIRGTLHQRADRERHEADLAEAADQVLRRARPLPGTGTPSAAAARHAAATSTVQTADDDIRAEDSLDALEAHSPDADGHLAEGEELSPPVGRYALYDAFEEAEHW from the coding sequence GTGGTGAGCGCGCCCGCCCGCCCGGGCCGCCCCGTGGCCGCCGGCAGCAGCAGGCAGGTGAAGCTGGGCGCGTATGTGACTTTCCAGAGCCGGCCCTGGCAGGTGGTCGCCCTGATGGGGGCGTCGGTGACGCTGGTCGACGAGCAGGGGCAGACCGCGTCGATGCTGGCCTCGTTCCTCTTCGCCGACCTCACGTTCACCGTGGCGGGCTCCCCGGCCGCCGCCGTGCCGCCGTGGGGGCTGCTGGAGACGGTGCCCGAGCGGGAGCGAGAGCGGGCCCTGGCCTGGCAGCGGCACATCCGCGAGATCGAGACCGGGCTGCCCGACGGCCCGGCAAGCAGCGGGATGCCGCGGCCCGAGTACGACCCGCAGCGCACGTCGATGGCCGAGCGGGAGCAGGCCAAGGCCGAAGAACTCGCCCGGCTGGGCTGGCCGAAGGTCAGCCGGGCCACCGTGCGCCGCATGCGCGCCCGCTACCGCGCCCACGGTCTGATGGGGCTGATCCCCCGCCACAGGCCGGCCCGTGCGACGGGGCGAGCTGATGAGCGGGTGGTGGCCGCCGTGCTGGAGGCGCTGCGCCGCCAGCGCGGCCGGTCCAAGGGCACGCTGAAGGGGCTGCGACAGCTGACCGGGCAGATCCTGGCCGACACCCACGGGCCGGGCGCCGTAGCGCTGCCTGCGCCGTCGACGTTCAACCGGCTGGTGCGGGTACTGGCCGACCCGCTGGAGCATCCCGGCCGCCCCGCCCGCACCGCCACCACCACGCCGACGCGACCGTTCACGCCGACGATGGCGCTGCGGCCGGGCGAGCTGGTGCAGGTCGACACCACCCGGCTGGATGTGATGGCCGTGGGCGAGGACGGCCGCCCGGTACGCCCGGAGCTGACCATCGCCCTGGATGTGGCGACGCGGTCGGTGGTGGCGGCCGTGCTGCGCGAGGAGAGCACCCAGGCGGTGGACGCGGCCCTGCTGCTGGCGGAGATGGCCGTGCCCCACCCGGCGCGGCCCGGCTGGCCCGAACATCTGCACTTGGCCCATGCGGCCATCCCCTACGACCGGCTGCTCGCTCTCGATGCGCGCCTGGAGCAGGCAGCGGCGCGGCCGGTGGTGGTGCCCGAGACGATCATCATCGACCGTGGGCGGGTGTTCGTCTCCGCCGCGTTCCTGGCCGCCTGCGAGACCCTGGGCGTCAGTGTGCAGCCCGCCCCGCCGCGCTCGCCGGCCGCCAAGGGTGCCGTCGAGCGGACGTTCGGGAGTATCAACTCGCTGTTCGCGCAGCACGTCGCCGGTTACACCGGCTCCCACGTCCTCGAGCGCGGTCACGCGGTGGAGGACGAGGCGCACTTCACCGTGGCTCAGCTGCAGGAGCTGCTGGATGAGTGGGTCACCGCGTGCTGGCAGCACCGCCCCCACGACGGGCTGCGCCACCCGGTCCTGCCGAAGAAGGCGCTGGCCCCGAACGAGATGTGGAGCGCACTGCTGGGCACCTCCGGGTACGTGCCGCTGCCGCTGACCGGGGCCGACTACACGGAACTGCTGCCCGTGCGCTTCAACCCCGTCACCGGCCGGGGCATCCGTATCAACTACCGCACCTACGACCACGCCATCCTGAACGAGCACCGCGGCCGGCTCTGTCCCACCCATCCCGGCGGCAAGTGGGAGGTCCACCTCAACCCGCACGACGTGCGGCAGGTCTACATCCGCCTGCCCGACGGACGCCTGCACGAGATCCCGTGGATCCACCGCGACCACGTCCATGCCCCGATGAGCGAGACCGCCTGGCGCCACATCCGCGGCACCCTCCACCAGCGCGCAGACCGCGAGCGGCACGAGGCCGACCTGGCCGAAGCAGCCGACCAGGTCCTGCGGCGGGCCCGCCCCCTGCCCGGCACCGGCACACCCTCCGCAGCAGCGGCGCGCCACGCGGCGGCGACAAGCACGGTGCAGACGGCAGATGACGACATACGGGCCGAGGACAGTCTCGACGCTCTCGAAGCCCACTCCCCTGACGCTGACGGGCACCTCGCCGAGGGCGAGGAGCTCTCCCCGCCTGTGGGCCGCTACGCGCTGTATGACGCCTTTGAGGAGGCCGAGCACTGGTGA
- a CDS encoding transposase translates to MGARVEFEGRTWQVSGLVDGRVYLAADDGATGCVLAARLVTARGFRIVGQADPQFPAAETWAALPVAAREQALAWQRHIREIETGLPGGPGSGGKVREAYDPQRFTLAEREHAKAAELAALGWTRVSRATVQRMRLAYHRQGLLALVDRRSLRGRSGTGRADERVVAAVLEALRLCRGRKATTVKQIIELAEQIVADRHGPGRVKLPAKASLYRLVKALADPAEPPGSPARTATGRYRLGGAPPALRPAERVHVATAALGVPVVGEDGRAVAVSVTAAVDGATGCVLAAVVHGRQAVPLQLPVLLAEMAVPRVVRPGWREMLRTAHESLPGRLMGVEARLEAAAVRPVAVPETLVFDPATAAAGSWLLSVCESLGVSLEAVSARQGGRAVAETVRVLAGLFTRHAAGVAAAARPAGPGDDGLGQPPQAVLSMLHLQDVLDEWITAVWHTRPQEALRHPLMPRAVLSPDEMWQVLLGAAGVVPLPLGARHFAELLPAGRHAVTEAGIRLGRRRYDATCLDEHRGRSCPTTDDGRWEVHHHPYDVRQVHIRLPDGDLHPLAWTDSTLSLRPFDATVHQRTAQTVTARTRRPGNQPTSPVDDSGTAEQRAETEAATQAWSLTEGPGVAEVSVQGRRASEKGPGWSVWDAQAEAGQW, encoded by the coding sequence GTGGGTGCGCGGGTCGAGTTCGAGGGCCGCACCTGGCAGGTGAGCGGTCTGGTCGACGGGCGGGTGTATCTGGCCGCCGATGACGGGGCCACGGGGTGTGTGCTGGCAGCCCGTCTGGTGACCGCTCGCGGCTTCAGGATCGTCGGGCAGGCCGATCCTCAGTTTCCGGCGGCCGAGACGTGGGCGGCGCTGCCGGTGGCGGCCCGCGAGCAGGCTCTTGCGTGGCAGCGGCACATCCGCGAGATCGAGACCGGGCTGCCTGGCGGGCCGGGCAGCGGCGGCAAGGTGCGGGAGGCGTACGACCCGCAGCGGTTCACGCTCGCCGAGCGCGAGCACGCCAAAGCGGCAGAGTTGGCCGCGCTGGGCTGGACGAGGGTCAGCCGGGCGACCGTGCAGCGGATGCGGCTGGCCTACCACCGCCAGGGGCTGCTCGCTCTGGTGGACCGGCGGTCCCTGCGCGGCCGGTCAGGCACGGGGCGCGCGGACGAGCGGGTGGTGGCCGCCGTTTTGGAGGCGCTGCGCCTGTGTCGCGGCCGCAAGGCGACCACGGTGAAGCAGATCATCGAGCTGGCGGAACAGATCGTGGCGGACCGGCACGGTCCGGGGCGGGTGAAGCTGCCCGCGAAGGCGTCGCTGTACCGGCTGGTGAAGGCACTGGCGGATCCGGCCGAGCCGCCGGGCAGCCCGGCGCGGACCGCCACCGGCCGGTACCGGCTGGGCGGTGCGCCGCCTGCGTTGCGGCCTGCGGAGCGGGTCCATGTCGCCACCGCTGCACTGGGTGTGCCGGTGGTGGGTGAGGACGGCCGTGCGGTGGCGGTGTCGGTGACCGCGGCGGTGGACGGGGCCACGGGCTGTGTGCTGGCCGCCGTGGTGCACGGCCGGCAGGCGGTGCCCCTGCAGTTGCCGGTGCTGCTGGCCGAGATGGCCGTGCCCCGCGTCGTGCGTCCTGGCTGGCGGGAGATGCTGCGCACAGCGCACGAGTCGCTTCCGGGGCGGCTGATGGGTGTGGAGGCGCGCCTGGAGGCGGCGGCGGTGCGGCCGGTGGCCGTCCCCGAGACGCTGGTCTTCGATCCGGCGACAGCCGCCGCCGGGTCCTGGTTGCTCAGCGTGTGCGAAAGCCTCGGTGTCAGCCTGGAGGCCGTCTCGGCGCGGCAGGGGGGCCGGGCGGTTGCGGAAACCGTCCGGGTGCTCGCCGGGCTGTTCACCCGGCATGCCGCCGGGGTGGCCGCCGCCGCCCGGCCGGCCGGGCCCGGCGATGACGGCCTGGGGCAGCCGCCGCAAGCCGTGCTGAGCATGCTGCACCTGCAGGATGTGCTGGATGAGTGGATCACCGCCGTGTGGCACACCCGCCCCCAGGAGGCGTTGCGGCACCCGCTGATGCCCCGGGCGGTGCTGAGCCCGGATGAGATGTGGCAGGTGCTGCTGGGTGCCGCCGGAGTGGTGCCGCTGCCGCTGGGGGCCCGGCACTTCGCCGAACTGCTGCCCGCGGGGCGGCATGCGGTCACCGAGGCGGGCATCCGGCTGGGGCGGCGCCGCTACGACGCCACCTGTCTGGATGAGCACCGTGGGCGGTCCTGCCCCACCACGGACGACGGCCGGTGGGAGGTGCACCACCACCCCTACGACGTGCGGCAGGTGCACATCCGGCTGCCCGACGGAGACCTGCACCCGCTGGCCTGGACGGACAGCACCCTCAGCCTGCGGCCCTTCGACGCCACCGTGCACCAGCGCACCGCGCAGACGGTCACCGCCCGCACCCGCCGGCCCGGAAACCAGCCGACGTCACCGGTCGACGACTCCGGCACAGCCGAGCAGCGCGCAGAGACCGAAGCGGCCACGCAGGCTTGGTCCTTGACGGAGGGCCCGGGCGTGGCGGAGGTGTCCGTGCAGGGACGCCGGGCAAGCGAGAAGGGGCCAGGCTGGTCGGTGTGGGACGCGCAGGCGGAGGCCGGGCAGTGGTGA
- a CDS encoding TnsA-like heteromeric transposase endonuclease subunit, with protein MIIDSSQDGLPAVAGSAYRVPEPGAVEAEFTEGDGTLVQRRWVEAAAAVRFEQFQPVAAFPVVPGRRWGPGWWWSATTSGHVPHGSQAMCMQLMILDRDPQVVGLSARPVRLIWRDPGTGRVLTWVPQVFARYADGRALVADCPASTGPAGDRAARAAAVLGAACAAVGFTYRRLLAPDAVVAANVRWLAGYRHPRYRDAGGLEQAVLEAFAAPRALMAGAAAAGEVLSTLPVLYHALWSGRLTADLTRPLGGHTLVCPGPSDPAADGSEREQQAR; from the coding sequence GTGATCATCGACAGCAGCCAAGACGGCTTACCTGCCGTCGCGGGCAGTGCCTACCGGGTGCCGGAACCGGGTGCGGTGGAGGCAGAGTTCACCGAGGGGGACGGCACTCTCGTGCAACGCCGCTGGGTCGAGGCCGCCGCGGCCGTTCGGTTCGAGCAGTTCCAGCCGGTGGCGGCCTTCCCGGTGGTGCCCGGGCGCAGGTGGGGACCGGGCTGGTGGTGGTCGGCCACCACCAGCGGTCACGTACCGCACGGGTCGCAGGCGATGTGCATGCAGCTGATGATTTTGGACCGTGATCCGCAGGTGGTGGGGTTGTCGGCGCGGCCGGTGCGGCTGATCTGGCGTGATCCCGGCACCGGGCGCGTGCTGACGTGGGTGCCGCAGGTGTTCGCCCGCTACGCCGACGGGCGTGCTCTCGTGGCTGACTGTCCCGCGAGCACCGGGCCCGCCGGGGATCGTGCCGCGCGCGCGGCCGCGGTGCTGGGGGCGGCGTGTGCGGCGGTGGGGTTCACCTACCGGCGGCTGCTGGCGCCGGATGCGGTGGTGGCGGCGAACGTGCGGTGGCTGGCCGGCTACCGCCATCCCCGCTACCGCGATGCGGGCGGGCTGGAACAGGCGGTGCTGGAGGCGTTCGCCGCCCCGCGGGCTTTGATGGCGGGGGCCGCGGCGGCGGGTGAGGTCCTGAGCACGCTGCCGGTGCTCTACCACGCGTTGTGGAGCGGGCGGTTGACCGCGGACCTGACCCGGCCGCTGGGCGGGCACACCCTCGTCTGCCCCGGCCCGTCCGATCCGGCCGCGGACGGCAGCGAGCGGGAGCAGCAGGCACGTTGA
- a CDS encoding TniQ family protein, producing MAAGVLRTVPLAGELTASLINRVADRYGLAAASVLRLWTCRNSPTPHDGGVRADAEVVLNEAGRGVLAELCGVEPAVLARALPAFTVDDPKISTGREAALAQARWRAAGTVAGEAAFGCRLCTARRTGQALRAVRYLPRWQRVCVRHGRWLLDADADQPLEHLNLRGVPEVVVAQRQWTGVARRAVRAAAEPGQVFALAHAVVARWWEEALHWEQEEIWPHRLHRVAGGNAGTDLQRWRIVGRDPVTFPEVVAVADALLDPAMAELVWRDSGAGRPRPLPADGAFCRRLGERVGRNWLGPLSAVDYGGPLLTWMGAVIRQRRGEGGPTGWRDDPWRLQREQQPATMACQLRVMAAEQQSGGSGTRWRATVSAEHRFQIQQMIGEAREQLEQLRGVHSGTTAEVARTLLEHLSHSAALIDQALVDTAAAAVAAGVALDEVAAWSRLPVHELAEIITAGQDEE from the coding sequence GTGGCAGCAGGGGTGTTGCGGACCGTGCCGCTGGCCGGGGAGCTGACCGCGTCACTGATCAACCGGGTTGCGGACCGCTACGGTCTGGCGGCCGCCAGCGTGCTGCGGCTATGGACGTGCCGCAACTCCCCCACCCCGCACGACGGCGGCGTGCGAGCCGACGCAGAGGTCGTGCTCAACGAAGCCGGGCGGGGTGTGCTCGCCGAGCTGTGCGGCGTGGAACCGGCGGTGCTGGCGCGCGCTTTGCCCGCCTTCACCGTGGACGACCCCAAGATCAGTACCGGGCGGGAGGCCGCCCTGGCGCAGGCGCGGTGGCGGGCGGCGGGCACGGTGGCGGGAGAAGCAGCGTTCGGCTGCCGGTTGTGCACCGCGCGGCGCACCGGGCAGGCACTGCGGGCGGTGCGGTATCTGCCGCGCTGGCAGCGAGTATGTGTCCGGCACGGACGCTGGCTGCTGGACGCGGACGCCGACCAGCCGCTGGAACACCTCAACCTGCGCGGTGTCCCGGAGGTGGTCGTCGCGCAGCGGCAGTGGACGGGGGTGGCACGCCGTGCGGTGCGGGCCGCGGCGGAGCCCGGTCAGGTGTTCGCCCTGGCGCACGCGGTCGTGGCCCGGTGGTGGGAGGAGGCCCTGCACTGGGAGCAGGAGGAGATCTGGCCGCACAGGCTGCACCGGGTGGCTGGAGGCAACGCGGGCACGGATCTTCAGCGGTGGCGGATCGTGGGCCGGGACCCGGTCACCTTCCCGGAGGTGGTGGCCGTGGCCGACGCGCTGCTGGACCCGGCCATGGCCGAGCTGGTGTGGAGGGACAGCGGCGCCGGGCGGCCGCGGCCGCTGCCCGCCGACGGGGCGTTCTGCCGCCGGCTGGGCGAGCGGGTGGGACGCAACTGGCTGGGCCCGCTGTCGGCGGTGGACTACGGCGGGCCGCTGCTCACCTGGATGGGCGCTGTCATCCGTCAGCGGCGCGGTGAAGGCGGGCCGACCGGGTGGAGGGACGATCCATGGCGGCTGCAGCGGGAACAGCAGCCCGCCACGATGGCCTGCCAGCTGCGCGTGATGGCGGCCGAGCAGCAGTCGGGCGGCTCGGGCACCCGGTGGCGGGCCACAGTGAGCGCCGAACACCGTTTCCAGATACAGCAGATGATCGGCGAGGCGCGGGAGCAGCTGGAGCAGCTACGGGGCGTACACAGCGGCACCACTGCCGAGGTGGCCCGCACGCTGCTGGAGCACCTCAGCCACAGTGCCGCCCTGATCGACCAGGCCTTGGTGGACACCGCCGCTGCGGCTGTCGCCGCCGGGGTGGCGCTGGACGAGGTGGCCGCCTGGTCACGCCTGCCCGTTCATGAGCTGGCAGAGATCATCACCGCGGGCCAGGATGAGGAGTGA
- a CDS encoding XRE family transcriptional regulator, whose product MVTVGDELDKAVQGAFTRPVPKSAGAQMRYLVRQHQRSTRRVAELLGISQRTVERYVKNQIKKPRPELAERLQREVRVRWQPQVRARAKQAAATTGGIMIDVQARFGYTAAPGSTDDARVRHLTLALPPGHAARLFQAQEAGLTEDELRQIAAEALGEVYFRDNGRRAQGLEVELTDLLDLEFEL is encoded by the coding sequence ATGGTCACGGTCGGGGACGAACTCGACAAGGCGGTGCAGGGCGCGTTCACACGTCCTGTCCCCAAGTCGGCCGGGGCGCAGATGCGTTACCTGGTCCGGCAGCATCAGCGCAGTACCCGGCGCGTGGCCGAGCTGCTCGGCATCAGCCAGCGCACCGTCGAGCGGTATGTGAAGAACCAGATCAAAAAGCCCCGGCCGGAGCTCGCCGAACGCCTCCAACGTGAGGTTCGCGTGCGCTGGCAGCCACAGGTCAGGGCCAGGGCGAAGCAGGCCGCGGCCACCACCGGCGGCATCATGATCGATGTCCAGGCCCGGTTCGGCTACACCGCGGCCCCCGGCAGCACCGACGACGCCCGCGTGCGTCACCTCACCCTCGCGCTGCCGCCCGGCCACGCTGCCCGTCTCTTCCAGGCCCAGGAGGCCGGTCTCACCGAGGACGAGCTCCGCCAGATCGCCGCCGAGGCCCTGGGCGAGGTCTACTTCCGCGACAACGGCCGCCGCGCCCAGGGCCTCGAAGTCGAACTCACCGACCTCCTCGACCTCGAGTTCGAGCTGTAG